The following proteins are co-located in the Vidua macroura isolate BioBank_ID:100142 chromosome 29, ASM2450914v1, whole genome shotgun sequence genome:
- the NPR1 gene encoding atrial natriuretic peptide receptor 1 isoform X3 — MITALCVTSGGGEQGLSPAAGRGGEATLRPWAMLAVLAPLLAPLLALVPGAVTAPAPLTLAVVLPQHNLTYPWAWPRVGPAVRLAAAAVNSRRDLLPGFTLGWVFGNSEDRHGVCSEMAAPLVAVDLRLAHHPAAFLGPGCVYSAAPVARFTSHWQLPLVTAGAEAHGFDDKSEEFGLTTRAGPSHRKLGELGVQLHRRFNWTRRALLVYWDERVDDRPYYFAAEGLYVQLPTLRNLTVMDVVFRDGGNFSFIIQEIKAKGRIVYVCCAPDTLRELMLQAEHEGLTGGDFAFFYIDTFGASLQGQRFPEPRRPWHRGDPHDARARRAFQAVTIITYKEPENPEYQPFLERLKEEARDHFNFSMKDGLMNFIAAAFHDGVLLYAQALNETLERGGSVSDASAITRQMWNRTFYGVTGFLKIDEQGDRESDYSLWDMDPEQGNFQIVANYNGTTKKIQMVPGREIHWPGNAVPSDVPPCGFEDTDSQCVASLSTLEILSLVVSLILAAITVTSFFIYRKLQLEKELAAELWRVRWEDLQMSSLEKHLRSAGSKLTLSLRGSNYGSLMTAEGQFQVYAKTAYYKGNLVAVKHVNRKRIELTRKVRFELKHMRDVQNEHLTRFVGACTDPPNICILTEYCPRGSLQDILENESITLDWMFRYSLTHDIVKGMQFLHNGVIVSHGNLKSSNCVVDSRFVLKITDYGLESFRVAPDSDDTHALFAKKLWTAPELLRMEEPPARGTQKGDVYSFGIILQEIALRSGVFYVEGMDLSPKEIIERVKSGERPSFRPSANVGCHLEELGQLMQHCWAEDVLERPDFNQIKVQLRKFNRESSTNILDNLLSRMEQYANNLEELVEERTQAYLEEKRKAEALLYQILPHSVAEQLKRGETVQAEAFDSVTIYFSDIVGFTALSAQSTPMQVVTLLNDLYTCFDAIIDNFDVYKVETIGDAYMVVSGLPVRNGKLHAREVARMALALLDAVRSFRIRHRPQQQLELRIGIHTGPVCAGVVGLKMPRYCLFGDTVNTASRMESNGEALKIHISGVTKAVLEEFGCFELELRGDVEMKGKGKLRTYWLLGERGSSTRG; from the exons ATGATAACGGCCCTTTGTGTCACCAGTGGGGGGGGCGAGCAAGGGCTCAGCCccgccgcggggcgggggggggaagCCACTCTCCGTCCGTGGGCGATGCTGGCGGTGCTGGCCCCGCTCCTGGCCCCGCTCCTGGCCCTGGTCCCGGGCGCGGTgacggccccggccccgctgacCCTCGCCGTGGTGCTGCCCCAGCACAACCTCACCTACCCGTGGGCTTGGCCGCGCGTGGGACCCGCCGTGCGCTTGGCCGCGGCCGCCGTGAATTCCCGGCGGGATTTGCTGCCCGGCTTCACCCTCGGGTGGGTGTTCGGCAACAGCGAGGATCGCCACGGGGTCTGCTCGGAAATGGCCGCGCCGCTGGTGGCCGTGGACCTGCGGCTCGCCCATCACCCCGCGGCGTTTTTGGGGCCGGGGTGCGTCTACTCGGCGGCGCCGGTGGCCCGGTTCACCAGCCACTGGCAGCTGCCGCTGGTCACGGCGGGGGCCGAAGCCCACGGCTTCGACGACAAGAGCGAGGAGTTCGGCTTGACCACCCGTGCCGGCCCCAGCCACCGCAAACTGGGCGAACTGGGCGTGCAGCTGCACCGGCGCTTCAACTGGACGCGGCGGGCGCTGCTGGTCTACTGGGACGAGCGGGTGGACGACCGGCCCTACTACTTCGCCGCCGAGGGCTTGTACGTCCAGCTGCCCACCCTGCGCAACCTCACGGTCATGGACGTCGTGTTCCGCGACGGCGGCAACTTCTCCTTCATCATCCAGGAGATCAAGGCGAAGGGGCGCA TCGTGTACGTGTGCTGCGCCCCGGACACACTGCGGGAGCTGATGCTGCAGGCGGAGCACGAGGGGCTCACTGGCGGCGACTTCGCCTTCTTCTACATCGACACGTTCGGGGCCAGCCTGCAGGGCCAGCGCTTCCCCGAGCCCCGGCGGCCCTGGCACCGCGGGGACCCGCACGACGCCCGCGCCCGCCGTGCCTTCCAG GCTGTCACCATCATCACCTACAAGGAGCCCGAGAACCCCGAGTACCAGCCCTTCCTAGAGCGGCTCAAGGAGGAGGCACGGGACCACTTCAACTTCTCCATGAAGGACGGACTG atGAATTTCATCGCCGCCGCCTTTCACGACGGGGTCCTGCTCTACGCCCAGGCCCTCAATGAGACCCTGGAGCGCGGCGGCTCCGTCAGCGATGCCTCGGCCATCACCCGCCAGATGTGGAACCGCACCTTCTACG gtgtCACCGGCTTCCTGAAGATCGACGAGCAGGGGGACCGGGAGAGCGACTACTCCCTGTGGGACATGGATCCTGAGCAGGGAAACTTCCAG ATCGTGGCCAACTACAACGGCACCACCAAGAAGATCCAGATGGTGCCGGGGCGAGAGATCCACTGGCCGGGGAACGCGGTCCCGTCCGATGTCCCTCCCTGCGGCTTCGAGGACACCGACTCCCAGTGCG taGCCTCGCTGTCCACGCTGGAGATCCTGTCCCTCGTGGTCAGCCTGATCCTCGCGGCCATCACCGTCACCTCCTTCTTCATCTACAG gaagctgcagctggagaaggagctggcgGCCGAGCTGTGGCGGGTGCGCTGGGAGGATTTGCAGATGAGCAGCCTGGAGAAACATCTGCGCAGCGCCGGCAGCAAACTCACCCTGTCCCTG AGGGGCTCCAACTACGGCTCGCTGATGACCGCGGAGGGGCAGTTCCAGGTGTACGCCAAGACCGCCTATTACAAG gGGAACCTGGTGGCCGTGAAGCACGTGAACCGCAAACGCATCGAGCTGACGCGCAAGGTCCGCTTTGAGCTGAAACAC ATGCGGGATGTGCAGAACGAGCACCTGACGCGGTTCGTCGGCGCCTGCACCGACCCGCCCAACATCTGCATCCTGACCGAGTACTGCCCGCGCGGGAGCCTCCAG gacATCCTGGAGAATGAGAGCATCACGCTGGACTGGATGTTCCGCTACTCCCTCACCCATGACATTGTCAAG ggGATGCAATTCCTGCACAACGGGGTCATCGTCTCCCACGGGAACCTCAAGTCCTCCAACTGCGTGGTGGACTCACGCTTTGTGCTCAAGATCACCGACTACGGGCTGGAGAGCTTCCGCGTGGCCCCCGACAGTGATGACACCCATGCGCTCTTCGCCA agaagctgtggacgGCGCCGGAGCTGCTGCGCATGGAGGAGCCACCGGCGCGGGGGACACAGAAGGGCGACGTCTACAGCTTTGGCATCATCCTGCAGGAGATCGCCCTGCGCAGCGGCGTCTTCTACGTGGAGGGGATGGACCTCAGCCCCAAAG AGATCATCGAGCGGGTGAAGAGCGGGGAGCGGCCCAGCTTCCGGCCCTCGGCCAACGTCGGCTGTcacctggaggagctggggcagctgatgcagcactgctgggccgAGGACGTCCTGGAGCGCCCCGACTTCAACCAGATCAAGGTCCAGCTCCGCAAGTTCAACAG ggagagcagcaccaACATCCTGGACAACCTCCTGTCCCGCATGGAGCAATACGCCAACAacctggaggagctggtggaggAGCGCACCCAGGCCTACCTGGAGGAGAAGCGCAAGGCCGAGGCCCTGCTCTACCAGATCCTGCCCCA CTCGGTGGCGGAGCAGCTCAAGCGGGGGGAGACGGTGCAGGCAGAGGCGTTCGACAGCGTCACCATCTACTTCAGCGACATCGTGGGGTTCACGGCGCTGTCGGCCCAGAGCACCCCCATGCAGGTGGTGACGCTGCTCAATGACCTCTACACCTGCTTCGACGCCATCATCGACAACTTCGACGTCTACAAG GTGGAGACCATTGGCGACGCCTACATGGTAGTGTCGGGGCTGCCGGTGCGCAACGGGAAGCTGCACGCGCGGGAAGTGGCCAGGATGGCGCTGGCCCTGCTGGATGCCGTGCGCTCCTTCCGCATCCGCCACcggccccagcagcagctggagctgcgcATTGGCATCCACACGG GCCCGGTGTGTGCAGGGGTGGTGGGGCTGAAGATGCCGCGGTACTGCCTGTTCGGGGACACCGTCAACACGGCCTCGCGCATGGAGTCCAACGGAGAGG CCCTGAAGATCCACATCTCGGGGGTCACCAAGGCCGTGCTGGAGGAATTCGGGTGCTTCGAGCTGGAGCTGCGGGGAGATGTGGAGATGAAG GGCAAGGGCAAGCTCAGGACCTACTGGCTGCTGGGGGAGCGCGGGAGCAGCACCCGGGGCTGA
- the NPR1 gene encoding atrial natriuretic peptide receptor 1 isoform X2 codes for MITALCVTSGGGEQGLSPAAGRGGEATLRPWAMLAVLAPLLAPLLALVPGAVTAPAPLTLAVVLPQHNLTYPWAWPRVGPAVRLAAAAVNSRRDLLPGFTLGWVFGNSEDRHGVCSEMAAPLVAVDLRLAHHPAAFLGPGCVYSAAPVARFTSHWQLPLVTAGAEAHGFDDKSEEFGLTTRAGPSHRKLGELGVQLHRRFNWTRRALLVYWDERVDDRPYYFAAEGLYVQLPTLRNLTVMDVVFRDGGNFSFIIQEIKAKGRIVYVCCAPDTLRELMLQAEHEGLTGGDFAFFYIDTFGASLQGQRFPEPRRPWHRGDPHDARARRAFQAVTIITYKEPENPEYQPFLERLKEEARDHFNFSMKDGLMNFIAAAFHDGVLLYAQALNETLERGGSVSDASAITRQMWNRTFYGVTGFLKIDEQGDRESDYSLWDMDPEQGNFQIVANYNGTTKKIQMVPGREIHWPGNAVPSDVPPCGFEDTDSQCGKASLSTLEILSLVVSLILAAITVTSFFIYRKLQLEKELAAELWRVRWEDLQMSSLEKHLRSAGSKLTLSLRGSNYGSLMTAEGQFQVYAKTAYYKGNLVAVKHVNRKRIELTRKVRFELKHMRDVQNEHLTRFVGACTDPPNICILTEYCPRGSLQDILENESITLDWMFRYSLTHDIVKGMQFLHNGVIVSHGNLKSSNCVVDSRFVLKITDYGLESFRVAPDSDDTHALFAKKLWTAPELLRMEEPPARGTQKGDVYSFGIILQEIALRSGVFYVEGMDLSPKEIIERVKSGERPSFRPSANVGCHLEELGQLMQHCWAEDVLERPDFNQIKVQLRKFNRESSTNILDNLLSRMEQYANNLEELVEERTQAYLEEKRKAEALLYQILPHSVAEQLKRGETVQAEAFDSVTIYFSDIVGFTALSAQSTPMQVVTLLNDLYTCFDAIIDNFDVYKVETIGDAYMVVSGLPVRNGKLHAREVARMALALLDAVRSFRIRHRPQQQLELRIGIHTGPVCAGVVGLKMPRYCLFGDTVNTASRMESNGEALKIHISGVTKAVLEEFGCFELELRGDVEMKGKGKLRTYWLLGERGSSTRG; via the exons ATGATAACGGCCCTTTGTGTCACCAGTGGGGGGGGCGAGCAAGGGCTCAGCCccgccgcggggcgggggggggaagCCACTCTCCGTCCGTGGGCGATGCTGGCGGTGCTGGCCCCGCTCCTGGCCCCGCTCCTGGCCCTGGTCCCGGGCGCGGTgacggccccggccccgctgacCCTCGCCGTGGTGCTGCCCCAGCACAACCTCACCTACCCGTGGGCTTGGCCGCGCGTGGGACCCGCCGTGCGCTTGGCCGCGGCCGCCGTGAATTCCCGGCGGGATTTGCTGCCCGGCTTCACCCTCGGGTGGGTGTTCGGCAACAGCGAGGATCGCCACGGGGTCTGCTCGGAAATGGCCGCGCCGCTGGTGGCCGTGGACCTGCGGCTCGCCCATCACCCCGCGGCGTTTTTGGGGCCGGGGTGCGTCTACTCGGCGGCGCCGGTGGCCCGGTTCACCAGCCACTGGCAGCTGCCGCTGGTCACGGCGGGGGCCGAAGCCCACGGCTTCGACGACAAGAGCGAGGAGTTCGGCTTGACCACCCGTGCCGGCCCCAGCCACCGCAAACTGGGCGAACTGGGCGTGCAGCTGCACCGGCGCTTCAACTGGACGCGGCGGGCGCTGCTGGTCTACTGGGACGAGCGGGTGGACGACCGGCCCTACTACTTCGCCGCCGAGGGCTTGTACGTCCAGCTGCCCACCCTGCGCAACCTCACGGTCATGGACGTCGTGTTCCGCGACGGCGGCAACTTCTCCTTCATCATCCAGGAGATCAAGGCGAAGGGGCGCA TCGTGTACGTGTGCTGCGCCCCGGACACACTGCGGGAGCTGATGCTGCAGGCGGAGCACGAGGGGCTCACTGGCGGCGACTTCGCCTTCTTCTACATCGACACGTTCGGGGCCAGCCTGCAGGGCCAGCGCTTCCCCGAGCCCCGGCGGCCCTGGCACCGCGGGGACCCGCACGACGCCCGCGCCCGCCGTGCCTTCCAG GCTGTCACCATCATCACCTACAAGGAGCCCGAGAACCCCGAGTACCAGCCCTTCCTAGAGCGGCTCAAGGAGGAGGCACGGGACCACTTCAACTTCTCCATGAAGGACGGACTG atGAATTTCATCGCCGCCGCCTTTCACGACGGGGTCCTGCTCTACGCCCAGGCCCTCAATGAGACCCTGGAGCGCGGCGGCTCCGTCAGCGATGCCTCGGCCATCACCCGCCAGATGTGGAACCGCACCTTCTACG gtgtCACCGGCTTCCTGAAGATCGACGAGCAGGGGGACCGGGAGAGCGACTACTCCCTGTGGGACATGGATCCTGAGCAGGGAAACTTCCAG ATCGTGGCCAACTACAACGGCACCACCAAGAAGATCCAGATGGTGCCGGGGCGAGAGATCCACTGGCCGGGGAACGCGGTCCCGTCCGATGTCCCTCCCTGCGGCTTCGAGGACACCGACTCCCAGTGCGGcaaag CCTCGCTGTCCACGCTGGAGATCCTGTCCCTCGTGGTCAGCCTGATCCTCGCGGCCATCACCGTCACCTCCTTCTTCATCTACAG gaagctgcagctggagaaggagctggcgGCCGAGCTGTGGCGGGTGCGCTGGGAGGATTTGCAGATGAGCAGCCTGGAGAAACATCTGCGCAGCGCCGGCAGCAAACTCACCCTGTCCCTG AGGGGCTCCAACTACGGCTCGCTGATGACCGCGGAGGGGCAGTTCCAGGTGTACGCCAAGACCGCCTATTACAAG gGGAACCTGGTGGCCGTGAAGCACGTGAACCGCAAACGCATCGAGCTGACGCGCAAGGTCCGCTTTGAGCTGAAACAC ATGCGGGATGTGCAGAACGAGCACCTGACGCGGTTCGTCGGCGCCTGCACCGACCCGCCCAACATCTGCATCCTGACCGAGTACTGCCCGCGCGGGAGCCTCCAG gacATCCTGGAGAATGAGAGCATCACGCTGGACTGGATGTTCCGCTACTCCCTCACCCATGACATTGTCAAG ggGATGCAATTCCTGCACAACGGGGTCATCGTCTCCCACGGGAACCTCAAGTCCTCCAACTGCGTGGTGGACTCACGCTTTGTGCTCAAGATCACCGACTACGGGCTGGAGAGCTTCCGCGTGGCCCCCGACAGTGATGACACCCATGCGCTCTTCGCCA agaagctgtggacgGCGCCGGAGCTGCTGCGCATGGAGGAGCCACCGGCGCGGGGGACACAGAAGGGCGACGTCTACAGCTTTGGCATCATCCTGCAGGAGATCGCCCTGCGCAGCGGCGTCTTCTACGTGGAGGGGATGGACCTCAGCCCCAAAG AGATCATCGAGCGGGTGAAGAGCGGGGAGCGGCCCAGCTTCCGGCCCTCGGCCAACGTCGGCTGTcacctggaggagctggggcagctgatgcagcactgctgggccgAGGACGTCCTGGAGCGCCCCGACTTCAACCAGATCAAGGTCCAGCTCCGCAAGTTCAACAG ggagagcagcaccaACATCCTGGACAACCTCCTGTCCCGCATGGAGCAATACGCCAACAacctggaggagctggtggaggAGCGCACCCAGGCCTACCTGGAGGAGAAGCGCAAGGCCGAGGCCCTGCTCTACCAGATCCTGCCCCA CTCGGTGGCGGAGCAGCTCAAGCGGGGGGAGACGGTGCAGGCAGAGGCGTTCGACAGCGTCACCATCTACTTCAGCGACATCGTGGGGTTCACGGCGCTGTCGGCCCAGAGCACCCCCATGCAGGTGGTGACGCTGCTCAATGACCTCTACACCTGCTTCGACGCCATCATCGACAACTTCGACGTCTACAAG GTGGAGACCATTGGCGACGCCTACATGGTAGTGTCGGGGCTGCCGGTGCGCAACGGGAAGCTGCACGCGCGGGAAGTGGCCAGGATGGCGCTGGCCCTGCTGGATGCCGTGCGCTCCTTCCGCATCCGCCACcggccccagcagcagctggagctgcgcATTGGCATCCACACGG GCCCGGTGTGTGCAGGGGTGGTGGGGCTGAAGATGCCGCGGTACTGCCTGTTCGGGGACACCGTCAACACGGCCTCGCGCATGGAGTCCAACGGAGAGG CCCTGAAGATCCACATCTCGGGGGTCACCAAGGCCGTGCTGGAGGAATTCGGGTGCTTCGAGCTGGAGCTGCGGGGAGATGTGGAGATGAAG GGCAAGGGCAAGCTCAGGACCTACTGGCTGCTGGGGGAGCGCGGGAGCAGCACCCGGGGCTGA
- the NPR1 gene encoding atrial natriuretic peptide receptor 1 isoform X4 — MITALCVTSGGGEQGLSPAAGRGGEATLRPWAMLAVLAPLLAPLLALVPGAVTAPAPLTLAVVLPQHNLTYPWAWPRVGPAVRLAAAAVNSRRDLLPGFTLGWVFGNSEDRHGVCSEMAAPLVAVDLRLAHHPAAFLGPGCVYSAAPVARFTSHWQLPLVTAGAEAHGFDDKSEEFGLTTRAGPSHRKLGELGVQLHRRFNWTRRALLVYWDERVDDRPYYFAAEGLYVQLPTLRNLTVMDVVFRDGGNFSFIIQEIKAKGRIVYVCCAPDTLRELMLQAEHEGLTGGDFAFFYIDTFGASLQGQRFPEPRRPWHRGDPHDARARRAFQAVTIITYKEPENPEYQPFLERLKEEARDHFNFSMKDGLMNFIAAAFHDGVLLYAQALNETLERGGSVSDASAITRQMWNRTFYGVTGFLKIDEQGDRESDYSLWDMDPEQGNFQIVANYNGTTKKIQMVPGREIHWPGNAVPSDVPPCGFEDTDSQCASLSTLEILSLVVSLILAAITVTSFFIYRKLQLEKELAAELWRVRWEDLQMSSLEKHLRSAGSKLTLSLRGSNYGSLMTAEGQFQVYAKTAYYKGNLVAVKHVNRKRIELTRKVRFELKHMRDVQNEHLTRFVGACTDPPNICILTEYCPRGSLQDILENESITLDWMFRYSLTHDIVKGMQFLHNGVIVSHGNLKSSNCVVDSRFVLKITDYGLESFRVAPDSDDTHALFAKKLWTAPELLRMEEPPARGTQKGDVYSFGIILQEIALRSGVFYVEGMDLSPKEIIERVKSGERPSFRPSANVGCHLEELGQLMQHCWAEDVLERPDFNQIKVQLRKFNRESSTNILDNLLSRMEQYANNLEELVEERTQAYLEEKRKAEALLYQILPHSVAEQLKRGETVQAEAFDSVTIYFSDIVGFTALSAQSTPMQVVTLLNDLYTCFDAIIDNFDVYKVETIGDAYMVVSGLPVRNGKLHAREVARMALALLDAVRSFRIRHRPQQQLELRIGIHTGPVCAGVVGLKMPRYCLFGDTVNTASRMESNGEALKIHISGVTKAVLEEFGCFELELRGDVEMKGKGKLRTYWLLGERGSSTRG; from the exons ATGATAACGGCCCTTTGTGTCACCAGTGGGGGGGGCGAGCAAGGGCTCAGCCccgccgcggggcgggggggggaagCCACTCTCCGTCCGTGGGCGATGCTGGCGGTGCTGGCCCCGCTCCTGGCCCCGCTCCTGGCCCTGGTCCCGGGCGCGGTgacggccccggccccgctgacCCTCGCCGTGGTGCTGCCCCAGCACAACCTCACCTACCCGTGGGCTTGGCCGCGCGTGGGACCCGCCGTGCGCTTGGCCGCGGCCGCCGTGAATTCCCGGCGGGATTTGCTGCCCGGCTTCACCCTCGGGTGGGTGTTCGGCAACAGCGAGGATCGCCACGGGGTCTGCTCGGAAATGGCCGCGCCGCTGGTGGCCGTGGACCTGCGGCTCGCCCATCACCCCGCGGCGTTTTTGGGGCCGGGGTGCGTCTACTCGGCGGCGCCGGTGGCCCGGTTCACCAGCCACTGGCAGCTGCCGCTGGTCACGGCGGGGGCCGAAGCCCACGGCTTCGACGACAAGAGCGAGGAGTTCGGCTTGACCACCCGTGCCGGCCCCAGCCACCGCAAACTGGGCGAACTGGGCGTGCAGCTGCACCGGCGCTTCAACTGGACGCGGCGGGCGCTGCTGGTCTACTGGGACGAGCGGGTGGACGACCGGCCCTACTACTTCGCCGCCGAGGGCTTGTACGTCCAGCTGCCCACCCTGCGCAACCTCACGGTCATGGACGTCGTGTTCCGCGACGGCGGCAACTTCTCCTTCATCATCCAGGAGATCAAGGCGAAGGGGCGCA TCGTGTACGTGTGCTGCGCCCCGGACACACTGCGGGAGCTGATGCTGCAGGCGGAGCACGAGGGGCTCACTGGCGGCGACTTCGCCTTCTTCTACATCGACACGTTCGGGGCCAGCCTGCAGGGCCAGCGCTTCCCCGAGCCCCGGCGGCCCTGGCACCGCGGGGACCCGCACGACGCCCGCGCCCGCCGTGCCTTCCAG GCTGTCACCATCATCACCTACAAGGAGCCCGAGAACCCCGAGTACCAGCCCTTCCTAGAGCGGCTCAAGGAGGAGGCACGGGACCACTTCAACTTCTCCATGAAGGACGGACTG atGAATTTCATCGCCGCCGCCTTTCACGACGGGGTCCTGCTCTACGCCCAGGCCCTCAATGAGACCCTGGAGCGCGGCGGCTCCGTCAGCGATGCCTCGGCCATCACCCGCCAGATGTGGAACCGCACCTTCTACG gtgtCACCGGCTTCCTGAAGATCGACGAGCAGGGGGACCGGGAGAGCGACTACTCCCTGTGGGACATGGATCCTGAGCAGGGAAACTTCCAG ATCGTGGCCAACTACAACGGCACCACCAAGAAGATCCAGATGGTGCCGGGGCGAGAGATCCACTGGCCGGGGAACGCGGTCCCGTCCGATGTCCCTCCCTGCGGCTTCGAGGACACCGACTCCCAGTGCG CCTCGCTGTCCACGCTGGAGATCCTGTCCCTCGTGGTCAGCCTGATCCTCGCGGCCATCACCGTCACCTCCTTCTTCATCTACAG gaagctgcagctggagaaggagctggcgGCCGAGCTGTGGCGGGTGCGCTGGGAGGATTTGCAGATGAGCAGCCTGGAGAAACATCTGCGCAGCGCCGGCAGCAAACTCACCCTGTCCCTG AGGGGCTCCAACTACGGCTCGCTGATGACCGCGGAGGGGCAGTTCCAGGTGTACGCCAAGACCGCCTATTACAAG gGGAACCTGGTGGCCGTGAAGCACGTGAACCGCAAACGCATCGAGCTGACGCGCAAGGTCCGCTTTGAGCTGAAACAC ATGCGGGATGTGCAGAACGAGCACCTGACGCGGTTCGTCGGCGCCTGCACCGACCCGCCCAACATCTGCATCCTGACCGAGTACTGCCCGCGCGGGAGCCTCCAG gacATCCTGGAGAATGAGAGCATCACGCTGGACTGGATGTTCCGCTACTCCCTCACCCATGACATTGTCAAG ggGATGCAATTCCTGCACAACGGGGTCATCGTCTCCCACGGGAACCTCAAGTCCTCCAACTGCGTGGTGGACTCACGCTTTGTGCTCAAGATCACCGACTACGGGCTGGAGAGCTTCCGCGTGGCCCCCGACAGTGATGACACCCATGCGCTCTTCGCCA agaagctgtggacgGCGCCGGAGCTGCTGCGCATGGAGGAGCCACCGGCGCGGGGGACACAGAAGGGCGACGTCTACAGCTTTGGCATCATCCTGCAGGAGATCGCCCTGCGCAGCGGCGTCTTCTACGTGGAGGGGATGGACCTCAGCCCCAAAG AGATCATCGAGCGGGTGAAGAGCGGGGAGCGGCCCAGCTTCCGGCCCTCGGCCAACGTCGGCTGTcacctggaggagctggggcagctgatgcagcactgctgggccgAGGACGTCCTGGAGCGCCCCGACTTCAACCAGATCAAGGTCCAGCTCCGCAAGTTCAACAG ggagagcagcaccaACATCCTGGACAACCTCCTGTCCCGCATGGAGCAATACGCCAACAacctggaggagctggtggaggAGCGCACCCAGGCCTACCTGGAGGAGAAGCGCAAGGCCGAGGCCCTGCTCTACCAGATCCTGCCCCA CTCGGTGGCGGAGCAGCTCAAGCGGGGGGAGACGGTGCAGGCAGAGGCGTTCGACAGCGTCACCATCTACTTCAGCGACATCGTGGGGTTCACGGCGCTGTCGGCCCAGAGCACCCCCATGCAGGTGGTGACGCTGCTCAATGACCTCTACACCTGCTTCGACGCCATCATCGACAACTTCGACGTCTACAAG GTGGAGACCATTGGCGACGCCTACATGGTAGTGTCGGGGCTGCCGGTGCGCAACGGGAAGCTGCACGCGCGGGAAGTGGCCAGGATGGCGCTGGCCCTGCTGGATGCCGTGCGCTCCTTCCGCATCCGCCACcggccccagcagcagctggagctgcgcATTGGCATCCACACGG GCCCGGTGTGTGCAGGGGTGGTGGGGCTGAAGATGCCGCGGTACTGCCTGTTCGGGGACACCGTCAACACGGCCTCGCGCATGGAGTCCAACGGAGAGG CCCTGAAGATCCACATCTCGGGGGTCACCAAGGCCGTGCTGGAGGAATTCGGGTGCTTCGAGCTGGAGCTGCGGGGAGATGTGGAGATGAAG GGCAAGGGCAAGCTCAGGACCTACTGGCTGCTGGGGGAGCGCGGGAGCAGCACCCGGGGCTGA